A genome region from Pseudanabaena sp. Chao 1811 includes the following:
- the carB gene encoding carbamoyl-phosphate synthase large subunit, with amino-acid sequence MPRRNDIQKILLIGAGPIVIGQACEFDYSGTQACKVLRDEGYYVILVNSNPATIMTDPATADRTYIEPITPEVVAQIIEKERPDALLPTMGGQTALNTAVALAKNGVLEKYGVELIGAKLDAIEMAEDRKLFKEAMERIGVAMCPSGLGTTMEESRAIAQEIGTYPLIIRPAFTMGGTGGGIAYNQEEFEEICASGLEASPVSQILIERSLIGWKEYELEVMRDLADNVVIICSIENIDPMGIHTGDSITVAPAQTLTDKEYQRLRDYAIKIIREIGVETGGSNIQFSINPENGEVVVIEMNPRVSRSSALASKATGFPIAKFAAKLAVGYTLDEISNDITKKTPASFEPTIDYVVTKIPRFAFEKFPGSEPVLTTQMKSVGEAMAIGRTFQESFQKALRSLEVGRFGFGGDREETLPDLDKIKYSLRTPNPDRIFSIRDGFLSGLSVQAIFELTNIDPWFLQKMREITDVELSIKGRKLESILKDEMLETKRLGFSDRQIAYLTSTNEDAVRAYRKSLGVIPSYKTVDTCAAEFEALTPYHYSTYEEESEIMPSTKRKVMILGGGPNRIGQGIEFDYCCCHASYALRAAGFETIMVNSNPETVSTDYDTSDRLYFEPLTREDVLNIIEAENPEGVIIQFGGQTPLKLSVPLLRYLEENNSTTKIWGTSPDSIDTAEDRERFEAICQKLGILQPNNGLARSEEEAIAVAQRVSYPVVVRPSYVLGGRGMEVVYSDAELEDYMRRAIIIEPEHPVLIDQFLEGAVEVDVDAIADQLGNVTIGGIMEHIEEAGIHSGDSACSIPTFSLPPEVLTTIREWTISLAKALNVIGLMNIQYAVQLNNSNPKASKVFILEANPRASRTVPYVSKAINVPLVNYASRIMSGATLAELGLTEEVIPKHISIKEAVLPFAKFAGTDTILGPEMRSTGEVMGIDTEFGRAFAKAQIAAGTHLPLEGTVFLSVNDRDKSGIPAVAEAFVELGFKIVATEGTYKILRRNNIESKQVLKVHEGRPHIGDSMKNGQIQLIVNSPSGEEAKTDGKMIRRTALAYKIPVITTLAGAKAAIAAIRSLQSGAISVTALQDYA; translated from the coding sequence ATGCCCCGCCGTAATGACATTCAGAAAATTTTGCTGATTGGCGCTGGTCCGATCGTGATCGGGCAAGCCTGCGAATTTGACTATTCGGGAACCCAAGCCTGTAAGGTTCTACGGGACGAGGGCTATTACGTGATCCTAGTTAACTCCAATCCCGCTACGATCATGACCGATCCCGCTACCGCCGATCGCACCTACATTGAGCCAATTACCCCCGAAGTTGTCGCCCAAATTATTGAAAAAGAAAGACCTGATGCACTACTCCCCACGATGGGTGGACAGACAGCGCTAAATACTGCCGTAGCCCTTGCTAAAAATGGTGTTTTAGAAAAGTATGGCGTTGAACTAATTGGCGCAAAACTAGATGCGATCGAGATGGCAGAGGATCGCAAACTGTTTAAAGAGGCGATGGAGCGGATCGGCGTTGCCATGTGTCCATCGGGCTTGGGGACAACGATGGAAGAATCCCGTGCGATCGCCCAAGAAATTGGTACTTATCCTTTGATCATCCGTCCTGCCTTCACGATGGGTGGTACGGGCGGCGGGATCGCCTACAACCAAGAGGAGTTTGAAGAAATTTGTGCCTCTGGTCTCGAAGCAAGTCCTGTGTCGCAAATCCTAATCGAGCGATCGCTAATTGGCTGGAAAGAATACGAGCTGGAGGTAATGCGCGACCTCGCCGATAACGTGGTGATCATTTGCAGCATCGAAAATATTGATCCGATGGGTATTCATACGGGTGACTCGATTACAGTTGCACCTGCTCAAACCTTGACCGATAAGGAATATCAGCGCTTGCGTGACTATGCAATTAAAATCATTCGCGAAATTGGCGTAGAAACTGGCGGATCGAATATTCAGTTCTCGATCAATCCTGAAAATGGCGAAGTGGTGGTCATTGAGATGAATCCTCGTGTATCCCGCAGTTCGGCACTTGCCTCCAAAGCCACAGGATTCCCGATCGCTAAATTTGCGGCGAAACTAGCCGTTGGCTACACCCTTGATGAAATCTCTAACGACATTACCAAGAAAACTCCCGCCAGTTTCGAGCCAACCATTGATTATGTCGTTACCAAGATTCCTCGCTTTGCCTTCGAGAAATTTCCCGGTTCTGAGCCAGTTCTCACCACCCAAATGAAGTCCGTCGGTGAAGCGATGGCAATCGGTCGGACTTTCCAAGAGTCATTCCAAAAGGCTTTGCGATCGCTAGAAGTTGGTCGCTTTGGTTTTGGGGGCGATCGCGAAGAGACTCTGCCCGATCTCGACAAAATCAAATATAGTCTGCGGACTCCTAACCCCGATCGCATTTTCTCGATTCGTGATGGATTCCTCTCGGGGCTGTCAGTACAAGCCATTTTTGAGCTAACCAATATCGATCCTTGGTTCCTCCAAAAAATGCGTGAGATTACCGATGTGGAACTCTCGATCAAAGGTCGGAAGCTTGAAAGTATCCTCAAGGATGAGATGCTGGAAACTAAACGACTAGGATTCAGCGATCGCCAAATTGCCTATCTTACAAGCACAAATGAAGATGCAGTGCGTGCCTATCGCAAATCCCTTGGTGTAATTCCTTCTTACAAAACCGTTGACACCTGTGCCGCCGAGTTTGAAGCGCTCACTCCCTATCACTACTCCACCTACGAAGAAGAATCGGAAATCATGCCTTCGACCAAACGTAAGGTGATGATTCTCGGTGGGGGACCTAATCGGATTGGACAGGGGATTGAATTTGACTATTGCTGCTGTCATGCCAGCTACGCTTTACGCGCCGCAGGTTTTGAGACGATCATGGTTAACTCCAATCCTGAAACCGTTTCCACCGATTACGACACTAGCGATCGCCTCTATTTCGAGCCATTGACTCGCGAAGATGTATTGAACATCATCGAAGCAGAAAATCCTGAAGGTGTGATCATTCAGTTTGGTGGACAAACACCTCTGAAGCTGTCAGTGCCGCTTCTGCGCTATTTGGAAGAGAATAATTCTACAACTAAGATTTGGGGAACTTCTCCCGATTCCATTGATACTGCCGAAGATCGGGAACGCTTCGAGGCAATCTGTCAAAAGTTGGGCATCCTACAGCCTAATAATGGCTTAGCCCGTTCCGAAGAGGAAGCGATCGCTGTCGCCCAGCGTGTTAGCTATCCCGTCGTCGTACGTCCTAGCTATGTTCTCGGTGGTCGCGGTATGGAGGTAGTTTACTCCGATGCCGAACTCGAAGACTATATGCGTCGCGCCATTATCATCGAGCCTGAACACCCTGTACTCATCGATCAGTTCCTTGAAGGTGCAGTCGAAGTGGATGTGGATGCGATCGCCGATCAACTTGGTAATGTCACCATCGGCGGCATCATGGAGCATATTGAGGAGGCAGGAATTCACTCAGGTGACTCCGCTTGTTCTATCCCGACATTCTCATTACCACCCGAAGTTCTCACGACAATCCGTGAATGGACAATTAGCCTCGCTAAAGCTCTAAACGTGATTGGTTTGATGAATATTCAATATGCGGTGCAGTTGAATAATAGCAATCCCAAGGCAAGCAAAGTCTTTATTCTTGAAGCCAATCCTCGCGCTTCACGCACCGTTCCCTATGTTAGCAAAGCAATTAACGTTCCCCTCGTGAACTATGCTTCACGAATTATGTCTGGCGCAACTCTCGCCGAGTTGGGTTTAACAGAAGAGGTAATTCCGAAGCATATCTCGATTAAGGAAGCGGTGCTACCCTTTGCCAAGTTTGCAGGAACCGATACGATTTTGGGTCCTGAAATGCGATCGACGGGCGAAGTTATGGGTATTGACACTGAGTTTGGTCGAGCCTTTGCGAAAGCGCAAATTGCCGCAGGAACACATTTGCCACTAGAGGGAACTGTATTTCTCTCAGTTAACGATCGCGATAAAAGCGGCATTCCTGCCGTTGCTGAAGCCTTTGTCGAGCTTGGGTTTAAAATTGTGGCAACCGAAGGAACCTATAAAATCCTCCGTCGCAACAATATCGAATCCAAACAGGTTCTCAAAGTCCATGAAGGTCGTCCCCACATTGGCGACTCGATGAAAAATGGTCAGATTCAACTGATCGTTAATTCACCAAGTGGCGAGGAGGCAAAAACTGATGGCAAAATGATTCGGCGGACAGCTCTAGCTTACAAAATCCCTGTGATTACCACCCTTGCAGGGGCAAAAGCGGCGATCGCTGCCATTCGTTCTCTCCAATCTGGAGCAATTTCTGTAACTGCACTACAAGATTATGCTTAA
- a CDS encoding XisI protein gives MDKLTLYRQHIQSILTHHCQLDPVGEGMETYTVFDMQGDHYQVISVGWENGFRMYGCLIHVDIKDGKIWIQYDGTEYSVANELIDRGVPKQDIVLAYHAPYARKYTEFALG, from the coding sequence ATGGATAAATTAACTCTATATCGTCAACATATCCAATCTATTTTAACGCATCACTGTCAGCTCGATCCTGTCGGTGAAGGAATGGAAACCTATACTGTATTTGATATGCAAGGTGATCACTATCAAGTGATTAGTGTCGGTTGGGAAAATGGATTTCGTATGTATGGCTGCTTAATTCATGTGGATATTAAAGATGGGAAAATATGGATTCAATATGATGGAACTGAGTATTCTGTTGCTAACGAATTAATAGATCGCGGCGTACCTAAGCAAGATATTGTCTTGGCGTATCATGCACCCTATGCCAGAAAGTATACAGAGTTTGCTTTAGGTTAA
- a CDS encoding XisH family protein, producing MSAKDIYHDVVKTALQKDGWNITDDPLILTFIPKRQLKIDLGAERLIGAEKENQYIAVEIKTFLVPSTLSEFHTALGQFLNYRLALKLKQPHRQLFLAIPKEVHQSFFTEEFTLLSVAEYNLQIMVFDVQREEVLQWIN from the coding sequence ATGTCTGCTAAAGATATTTACCACGATGTTGTCAAGACTGCTCTGCAAAAGGATGGTTGGAATATTACGGATGATCCATTAATTCTGACATTTATTCCTAAGCGTCAATTAAAAATTGATTTAGGGGCAGAACGTTTGATCGGTGCTGAGAAAGAAAACCAATATATTGCTGTTGAGATCAAAACGTTTCTTGTGCCTTCTACCCTATCTGAGTTTCATACTGCTCTTGGACAGTTTCTCAACTACCGACTTGCCCTAAAACTTAAACAACCTCATCGACAGTTATTTCTAGCTATTCCCAAGGAAGTTCATCAGAGTTTCTTTACGGAAGAATTTACTCTGCTGAGCGTTGCTGAATACAATCTTCAAATAATGGTTTTTGATGTTCAACGAGAGGAAGTTTTACAATGGATAAATTAA
- a CDS encoding DEAD/DEAH box helicase, translating to MSELRDYQKRVIDEIYETWRMGKRAILLAMPTGSGKTRTFSELAKHFYDRHQRVLLLVHREELLWQAKNTLEKTLRSPVGIIKADQPMHLANPVQCASVQTLVKRLAKQEIDLGEISLVIVDEAHLSLAPSYLKILSYFPEALILGVTATPSRLDGRGFDRLYEALVVGPSVSELIWRGFLADYDVLAPESFLPTEEGIRIAGGDFNSADLAERIDRRYVAGCAVDAYLRHAHSKRCVVFAINLDHSKAIAERYRTAGIAAEHIDGETIPKERQAILERFRSGETNVLCNVNLFTEGFDVPEIEVIQLCRPTKSVALHLQMLGRGLRPKGGRKALVIDHAGNCLRLGGAKAERNWTLQGLVEEVPELEPVLEVFTEEPITVIAKPQIDLPNFPKRRVEIYETDADFYNIPTHTELETHLAQQTYRQPTQSRPIANRLPRSPLDSPQPQPRPAAPNRKVATRPSRKVSSTSRASRPSRQLSPLQKVSKAAIELAEMLENILVWVWRSWFPPKRQKVDVSRKYKRQ from the coding sequence ATGTCCGAACTAAGAGACTATCAAAAACGGGTCATCGACGAGATTTATGAAACTTGGCGCATGGGCAAACGGGCGATCTTGCTAGCCATGCCCACAGGTTCAGGCAAAACCCGCACTTTTAGCGAACTCGCCAAACATTTTTACGATCGCCATCAGCGTGTTCTCCTACTAGTTCACCGTGAAGAACTCCTCTGGCAAGCAAAAAATACTTTAGAAAAAACTTTGCGATCGCCCGTTGGCATCATCAAAGCCGATCAGCCCATGCATCTAGCGAATCCTGTGCAATGTGCCTCCGTACAAACCTTGGTGAAACGCCTTGCGAAGCAAGAAATAGATCTAGGTGAGATTTCTCTTGTGATTGTTGATGAAGCTCACCTTTCCCTTGCCCCAAGTTATTTAAAAATTTTGAGTTACTTTCCCGAAGCCTTAATTTTGGGCGTTACGGCTACACCTTCGCGACTGGATGGTAGAGGATTTGATCGTCTTTACGAAGCATTAGTCGTAGGACCTTCCGTATCCGAATTAATTTGGCGCGGATTTCTCGCCGATTACGATGTGCTTGCACCTGAAAGCTTTTTACCTACAGAAGAAGGAATTCGGATTGCAGGGGGTGATTTTAATTCAGCGGACTTAGCAGAGCGTATTGATCGTCGCTATGTAGCTGGTTGTGCTGTCGATGCATATTTGCGTCATGCCCACTCAAAGCGCTGTGTCGTATTTGCGATCAATTTAGACCATTCCAAGGCAATCGCCGAACGCTACCGAACCGCAGGCATTGCCGCCGAACATATCGATGGTGAAACTATCCCCAAAGAGCGTCAAGCGATCCTCGAACGCTTTCGCTCTGGCGAAACTAACGTACTCTGTAATGTCAATTTGTTCACTGAAGGCTTTGATGTTCCCGAAATCGAAGTAATCCAGCTTTGTCGCCCCACTAAGTCCGTGGCTCTGCATTTGCAAATGCTCGGTCGCGGCTTACGTCCCAAGGGTGGACGCAAAGCACTAGTTATCGATCATGCAGGTAACTGTTTACGTTTAGGTGGAGCCAAGGCAGAACGGAATTGGACATTGCAGGGTTTAGTAGAAGAAGTTCCTGAGCTAGAACCAGTTTTAGAAGTCTTCACAGAAGAACCTATTACCGTTATTGCAAAACCACAAATTGATTTACCCAATTTCCCTAAGCGTCGTGTCGAAATTTATGAAACCGATGCCGATTTCTACAACATCCCCACTCATACTGAACTCGAAACTCATCTAGCTCAACAAACCTATCGTCAACCTACTCAATCAAGACCTATTGCAAATAGACTGCCGCGATCGCCATTAGACTCGCCTCAGCCCCAGCCACGTCCAGCCGCTCCAAACCGCAAGGTTGCCACCCGTCCATCTCGAAAGGTATCTTCAACCAGCCGAGCTAGCCGCCCATCTCGCCAGTTATCACCTTTGCAAAAGGTAAGTAAAGCAGCGATCGAGCTAGCGGAAATGCTTGAAAATATTCTGGTTTGGGTGTGGCGATCGTGGTTTCCTCCTAAACGTCAAAAAGTCGATGTCTCTCGTAAGTACAAACGTCAGTAA
- a CDS encoding LAGLIDADG family homing endonuclease, translating into MLCLAKGTLIARPDGTSTTIENIRKGDLILSSDGKHVWSAKVAKQWQSGIKSIVKITLSTGTEIYCTPEHRFLTPQGDQFAYELKPLGNIKNAHVNGSIIYETWQTSKNNKSLNPNEAYLLGLLVGDGHLTSSSPNIACSSEETAIWVANLIAETWKGEPKHYFHTRCWYAYTKFNTQPQPTPLTIFMDKIYGGRNWKVNSKDKHLPVDIVDYQERDRIDVLRGLWDSDGSYTQNPYFRSISTQLIKQVGLLLSSLKISYSLHSTHVMITDIARFYQLIGEPRLPNKLIGEKKNNFVPVPSLRMQEELEEAISTTDRESRKTAKRSLQSGVMVKPVRSQYATKITGWAEAYQKIYTETYLQDARPVFVVSVEDWGESECFDIEMADQSSPYFLANGVVTHNCYQEQIMKMAQELAGYSLGAADLLRRAMGKKKPEEMEKQRSIFLDGCAKNGIRKEISNDLFDQMVLFAEYCLSYDTLVRTVEYGLMPIGKIVEHQIECQVYSVDENGFVYTQPIAQWHDRGNQEVFEYELENGDRIKATKDHKFMTTDGEMLAIDEIFERGLDLAIARLNVQLY; encoded by the coding sequence GTGTTATGTCTTGCTAAAGGAACTTTAATCGCTAGACCAGATGGCACAAGTACAACAATTGAGAATATTCGCAAGGGTGATCTAATTCTTTCTTCAGATGGGAAGCACGTATGGTCAGCAAAGGTTGCAAAACAATGGCAAAGCGGCATTAAATCGATTGTTAAAATCACGCTTTCAACAGGCACAGAAATTTACTGCACACCAGAGCATCGTTTTCTCACACCACAAGGCGATCAGTTTGCCTATGAATTAAAGCCATTGGGCAATATCAAGAATGCTCATGTCAACGGTTCAATCATTTATGAAACTTGGCAAACTTCTAAAAATAATAAATCACTTAACCCGAATGAAGCCTATCTATTAGGTTTATTAGTTGGTGACGGGCACTTGACCTCTAGTTCTCCTAATATTGCTTGCTCTAGTGAAGAAACTGCTATTTGGGTTGCTAATCTGATCGCTGAGACATGGAAAGGTGAACCGAAGCATTATTTTCATACCCGTTGCTGGTATGCCTATACAAAGTTCAATACGCAACCACAACCAACACCGTTAACTATTTTCATGGATAAAATCTATGGCGGTAGAAATTGGAAAGTTAATTCTAAAGATAAGCACTTACCTGTTGACATAGTTGATTATCAAGAACGCGATCGCATTGATGTTTTGCGAGGTCTATGGGATAGCGATGGTTCCTATACGCAAAATCCTTATTTTCGTAGTATTTCTACTCAACTAATTAAACAAGTAGGACTATTGCTAAGTAGTCTAAAAATTTCCTACTCATTGCATTCAACCCATGTAATGATTACGGACATTGCCCGTTTTTATCAGCTAATTGGGGAGCCAAGATTACCCAATAAACTGATTGGAGAGAAAAAGAATAATTTTGTTCCTGTTCCATCTCTAAGAATGCAGGAAGAGTTAGAAGAGGCGATCTCTACAACAGATCGAGAAAGTCGTAAAACCGCAAAACGTTCTCTGCAATCAGGAGTAATGGTTAAGCCTGTGCGATCGCAATATGCGACAAAAATTACAGGTTGGGCTGAAGCGTATCAAAAAATTTATACAGAGACATATCTACAGGATGCTCGTCCAGTATTTGTGGTATCCGTTGAAGATTGGGGAGAATCTGAATGCTTTGATATTGAAATGGCAGATCAAAGTTCTCCCTATTTTCTTGCTAATGGAGTCGTTACTCATAACTGTTATCAAGAGCAGATCATGAAAATGGCTCAGGAATTAGCGGGATATTCCCTTGGTGCTGCGGACTTATTGCGTCGAGCGATGGGTAAAAAGAAACCTGAAGAAATGGAAAAACAGCGTTCTATTTTCCTTGATGGTTGCGCGAAAAATGGAATTAGAAAAGAAATTTCTAACGATCTCTTCGATCAGATGGTTCTCTTTGCGGAGTATTGCCTCAGTTACGATACTTTGGTGCGAACTGTGGAATATGGCTTAATGCCCATCGGTAAAATCGTAGAACATCAAATTGAATGTCAGGTTTACAGTGTTGATGAGAATGGATTTGTCTATACGCAACCTATTGCTCAATGGCACGATCGCGGCAATCAAGAAGTCTTTGAGTATGAGCTAGAAAATGGCGATCGCATTAAAGCTACCAAGGATCATAAGTTTATGACCACTGATGGTGAAATGCTGGCGATCGATGAGATTTTTGAACGTGGGTTAGATTTGGCGATCGCTAGACTAAATGTTCAACTTTACTGA
- a CDS encoding type II toxin-antitoxin system RelE family toxin: MSDRYTLQFARDAKKSLADLQPKQFKQIATKIFALLENPQPQDCKALKGYPNGYRVDSGEYRILYTLEDGEIRIFRVGKRNDDEVYRNL, encoded by the coding sequence ATGAGCGATCGCTATACATTACAGTTTGCTAGAGATGCGAAAAAATCGCTTGCAGATTTACAACCAAAACAATTCAAACAAATTGCAACTAAAATTTTTGCATTGCTAGAAAATCCTCAACCACAGGACTGTAAAGCATTGAAGGGATATCCTAATGGTTATCGTGTTGACTCTGGTGAGTATCGAATTTTGTATACTTTGGAAGATGGGGAAATTCGGATTTTTAGAGTTGGGAAACGAAATGATGATGAAGTCTATCGCAATTTGTGA
- a CDS encoding pentapeptide repeat-containing protein, protein MSNESGLSIKKPVPVLQKSITLNFKDFSKALGKVGIDVAFGKWDSIGGDGIDALAALGLAAGAEETSWLLVYRSLLQAMKTLVDEKTELESSKFNFKLLQEQINAALANSSLSINNDFFEHPERSSVIEIIQPPFAEWLQGSGLSEVEAGAISHRLPIYFALALQDEWGKHSKEYGALKEKLDTPFTKADERARGWLRYLTWLQKQVEEPMFLEAFSLKQVFVPLRAYYERKVENQKDDDLEGRSMGSKQCEKVVVDLETELENWLSKPKKEDAIRLISGGPGSGKSSLTKIFASKLAEQGSIKVLFIPLHHFEPSEDLIDAVGKFVNLDGFLPHNPLDTDHREDRLLIIFDGLDELAMQGKIAEKTAQDFVREVQRKVDRFNQQKACLQVLISGRELVVQANETAFRKEGQILYVLPYFLAENEREQYLDPEKRLEQDQRQLWWQYYGKASGRGYDGLPLELDQGNLTEITAQPLLNYLVALSLQRGELKFSEETNLNVVYADLLKAIHERGWAGYQHAAIQGIEEKDFVRVLEEIALASWHGNGRTTTVKDIEKHCDNSGLKSLLTRFQTGFQEDSKTSVTRLLTAFYFRQSGHDHSGENTFEFTHKSFGEYLTARRIIREVMLIDKKLAERKNDPDEGWDERQALHRWALLCGASAMDEYLFNFVMDEVRLQMLHDSSEVAKWQKTFCELIGFMMKHGMPMERLSPRPDFQEENRQACNAEDSLLAVLGTFQRSTKTISEIQFPTVQAFGSLLARLQGQRIGNSNPMSFYCLSYLNLSECILHVRDFYEGDFSDSDLRYSRFVLACLTKANLVKANLAEAILAEANLEGVNLTESNLVKANLMKANLTAANLVKANLTAANLVKANLTAANLELANLEGANLERANLERANLERANLEGANLEGANLEGANLEGANLEGANLEGASLEGTNLTGTILEDKEVIQEELSVK, encoded by the coding sequence ATGAGTAATGAGTCTGGACTTTCCATCAAGAAGCCTGTTCCTGTACTTCAGAAATCGATTACGTTGAATTTTAAGGATTTTTCTAAGGCGTTAGGCAAAGTAGGCATAGACGTTGCTTTTGGCAAGTGGGATAGCATTGGAGGGGATGGGATTGACGCTCTTGCTGCATTAGGTTTAGCCGCAGGTGCTGAAGAAACTTCTTGGTTGTTGGTTTATCGCTCGTTGCTTCAGGCGATGAAGACTTTAGTTGATGAAAAAACGGAATTAGAGTCGAGCAAGTTTAATTTCAAATTACTACAGGAGCAAATCAATGCTGCTCTAGCAAACAGTAGTTTATCGATCAACAACGATTTTTTTGAACATCCTGAAAGATCATCGGTTATTGAAATAATTCAACCACCTTTTGCTGAGTGGCTACAAGGTTCTGGGTTGAGTGAGGTAGAAGCAGGTGCAATTAGCCATCGCCTACCAATTTATTTTGCATTGGCGTTACAGGATGAATGGGGAAAGCATTCAAAGGAATATGGTGCGCTTAAAGAAAAGCTGGATACTCCCTTTACTAAAGCTGATGAACGGGCAAGGGGTTGGTTGCGCTATTTAACTTGGTTACAAAAGCAGGTTGAAGAACCGATGTTTTTGGAAGCTTTCAGTTTGAAGCAAGTGTTTGTGCCGCTTCGGGCTTACTACGAGCGCAAAGTAGAAAATCAAAAAGATGACGATCTCGAAGGGAGGAGCATGGGAAGCAAACAATGCGAAAAAGTTGTTGTTGATTTGGAAACTGAGTTAGAGAACTGGTTAAGTAAACCCAAAAAAGAAGATGCTATTCGACTCATTAGTGGGGGACCAGGGAGTGGCAAGTCTTCTTTGACCAAAATATTTGCCTCGAAGTTGGCTGAGCAGGGCAGTATCAAAGTTTTGTTTATTCCGTTGCATCACTTCGAGCCATCGGAGGATCTGATTGATGCGGTGGGGAAATTTGTAAATTTAGATGGTTTCTTACCCCACAATCCTTTGGATACCGATCATCGAGAAGATCGCCTGTTGATTATTTTTGATGGCTTGGATGAGTTAGCGATGCAGGGCAAGATTGCGGAGAAAACGGCTCAGGACTTTGTGCGTGAGGTACAGCGCAAAGTAGATAGATTTAACCAGCAGAAAGCCTGTTTACAGGTGTTAATCAGTGGTCGGGAACTGGTGGTACAGGCAAATGAAACTGCTTTTCGGAAAGAAGGACAAATTTTGTATGTGCTTCCTTACTTTTTAGCTGAAAATGAGCGCGAACAGTATCTCGATCCTGAAAAGCGACTAGAGCAAGACCAAAGACAGCTTTGGTGGCAGTACTACGGTAAAGCAAGTGGGCGTGGTTATGATGGTTTACCACTAGAGCTAGACCAAGGAAATCTAACCGAGATTACGGCGCAACCATTGCTTAATTACCTAGTTGCGCTGAGCCTTCAGCGTGGTGAGTTAAAGTTTTCAGAGGAAACCAATCTGAATGTTGTATATGCTGATTTGCTCAAAGCCATTCATGAAAGGGGTTGGGCTGGTTATCAACACGCTGCAATACAGGGGATTGAAGAGAAAGACTTTGTGAGGGTGTTAGAAGAAATTGCTCTTGCTTCTTGGCATGGGAATGGGCGAACTACTACTGTCAAGGACATTGAAAAGCACTGCGATAATAGTGGGTTAAAAAGTCTGTTAACTCGTTTCCAAACTGGGTTTCAAGAGGATTCAAAAACTAGTGTTACGCGCTTATTGACTGCGTTTTACTTCCGTCAAAGTGGACATGATCATTCGGGTGAAAATACTTTTGAATTTACTCACAAAAGTTTTGGTGAATATCTGACGGCAAGACGGATTATACGAGAGGTAATGCTTATTGACAAAAAGTTAGCAGAGCGTAAAAACGATCCAGATGAAGGATGGGATGAACGTCAAGCATTGCATCGATGGGCGCTACTCTGTGGCGCATCCGCAATGGATGAATATTTATTCAACTTTGTGATGGATGAAGTGCGTTTACAGATGTTGCATGATTCCTCTGAGGTTGCGAAATGGCAGAAAACATTTTGTGAGCTAATTGGATTCATGATGAAGCATGGAATGCCAATGGAACGTTTAAGTCCTAGACCAGACTTTCAGGAAGAAAATCGACAAGCTTGCAATGCTGAAGATAGCTTACTGGCTGTTTTAGGCACTTTTCAGCGTTCGACTAAAACAATATCAGAAATTCAATTCCCCACCGTGCAAGCTTTTGGATCTTTGCTAGCAAGACTTCAGGGGCAAAGAATAGGTAATTCTAATCCTATGTCTTTTTATTGTCTAAGCTATTTAAATCTATCAGAATGTATTTTGCACGTAAGAGATTTTTATGAGGGGGATTTTAGCGATTCTGATCTGCGATACTCAAGATTTGTTTTAGCTTGCCTTACGAAAGCAAATCTTGTGAAAGCAAATCTCGCAGAAGCAATTCTCGCAGAAGCCAATCTTGAAGGAGTAAATCTCACAGAATCCAATCTTGTGAAAGCAAATCTTATGAAAGCAAATCTCACAGCAGCAAATCTTGTGAAAGCAAATCTCACAGCAGCAAATCTTGTGAAAGCAAATCTCACAGCAGCCAATCTTGAGTTAGCCAATCTTGAAGGAGCCAATCTTGAAAGAGCCAATCTTGAAAGAGCCAATCTTGAAAGAGCCAATCTTGAAGGAGCCAATCTTGAAGGAGCCAATCTTGAAGGAGCCAATCTTGAAGGAGCCAATCTTGAAGGAGCCAATCTTGAAGGAGCAAGTCTTGAAGGAACAAATCTTACAGGGACAATTCTAGAGGATAAAGAAGTTATTCAAGAAGAATTGTCTGTTAAATGA
- a CDS encoding Txe/YoeB family addiction module toxin → MRYLVFEGDTWEAYEDLRQKDKNLHKNLCKIIKELLRDDPAKGIGKPEPLKHNLSGLWSRRISQKDRLVYKFDDKYVYIFAIAGHYD, encoded by the coding sequence ATGAGATACTTAGTTTTTGAGGGTGATACATGGGAGGCTTATGAGGATCTCAGACAGAAAGATAAGAACCTTCACAAGAATCTTTGTAAAATCATCAAAGAGTTACTGCGGGACGATCCTGCTAAGGGTATAGGTAAACCAGAGCCGCTAAAGCATAATTTGTCTGGCTTATGGTCAAGGCGAATTTCTCAGAAAGATCGACTCGTCTATAAATTCGATGATAAGTACGTTTATATATTTGCGATCGCTGGTCATTATGATTAA